The following coding sequences lie in one Silene latifolia isolate original U9 population chromosome 5, ASM4854445v1, whole genome shotgun sequence genomic window:
- the LOC141657166 gene encoding uncharacterized protein LOC141657166, with protein sequence MAEVKKKKSEMEPQLLEKVSDTISAINSAQCVDDVVLSLYSLASLLFPIDTSSLSEVISDQYKDQLKTEEVLSDSEQRNQLWEGFYRGVAFPTLARFLIYDVASNWLPRLPNTAQNLVYDVFFVKGLSTEVVQAVIPCLDHNAKIVRSNAERLIVICLLENEGVIQIARDLSVNSESEENSQSVVKLTVSRVAQLVASVPDKARRGAPKSLSPHYFFKNITTQLLAGAEEKSLKAFGGYSLSTSTVADATFQFVGEMFTRICRRGSTDLLLSELIPHILRRVRSFLSSHTDTNLEGDFMLDSGFKFWFLMIEIIKDAYVVERIAEQILRQLVAERASDVEAYWVLWILFQRSMKLQTTVRFLFIEKFILLKVFPLCCLRWMLQFSVFGCPPDDGKLKKGENKQLLLETIQRVVVVWSKRDFVQSAPLEQQVHITAAAGLMLETMSREELDSAKDVMRSILEGVSCRLENPDDLVRKMACSIALVFSKIIDPKNPLFLDDSFTEEDLDWEFGLATSKDTNQNSESQEIATPSSILEQKLEPDHGDTRIRGNKVNTSKKRSSKYKSVDSNEVDQITFNSELLFSEEEDDCSSEDSEGSSESSLQPYDLTDDDTDLKKKISQLVDIVGALRKTDDPDGVERALDVAEKFVRASPDELRHVASDLVRTLIQARCADIAVEGEEESAEEKRQKALVALLVMCPFESLNAINKLLYSPHLDVSQRIMILDAMTEAAQELANTKTIVQKKPSRPLISISEEPEAWFLPSHKGPSGAGTWKEIPDTKTPLNMTYSFERELPLKAGQIRKGKTRRWGRTPKNVGPSEGDWSCNKFPLYAAAFMLPAMQGFDKKSHGVDLLGRDFIVLGKLIYMLGVCMRCTALHPEASALAPPLLDMLSSRGVCHHKEAYVRRAALFAASCIVNSLHPSFIASALLEGNQDISRGLDWIRTWALQIAESDTDKECCTTAMACLQLHAEMSLQASRAVETAGNTSREKSIGLSGNLLKGQIKIPGSSSLFLS encoded by the exons ATGGCGGaagtaaagaagaagaagagtgaaATGGAGCCCCAACTCCTTGAAAAAGTCTCCGACACCATTTCCGCCATTAATTCTGCTCAATGCGTCGACGACGTCGTTTTATCTCTTTACTCCCttgcttccctcctcttccctatTGATACCTCTTCTTTATCTG AGGTGATATCAGATCAATATAAGGACCAG CTCAAGACAGAAGAAGTTCTTTCTGATAGTGAGCAGAGGAATCAGCTTTGGGAAGGATTCTATCGAGGGGTTGCATTTCCTACGTTAGCTCGGTTTTTGATTTATG ATGTTGCCTCCAACTGGCTGCCTCGCTTACCAAATACAGCACAGAATCTTGTTTATGATGTATTTTTCGTGAAGGGTCTTTCTACTGAGGTTGTTCAGGCTGTGATCCCCTGTCTAGACCACAATGCCAAAATAGTTAGATCGAATGCTGAAAG ATTAATTGTAATCTGCTTGTTAGAAAACGAAGGTGTTATTCAGATTGCCAGAGATCTTAGTGTTAACAGCGAATCTGAAGAAAACTCACAATCTGTAGTTAAGCTGACAGTGTCTAGAGTGGCTCAGCTTGTTGCATCTGTCCCTGACAAAGCCCGCCGTGGAGCACCAAAATCTCTTTCACCTCA TTATTTTTTCAAGAATATCACAACTCAGCTTCTGGCTGGAGCCGAAGAGAAAAGCTTGAAGGCATTTGGTGGATACTCCTTATCTACTAGCACTGTTGCGGATGCCACCTTTCAGTTTGTTGGAGAAATGTTTACTCGAATTTGTCGACGTGGGTCAACTG ATTTGCTACTAAGTGAATTGATACCTCATATTCTTAGACGTGTACGGAGCTTTCTTTCATCACATACAGACACTAACCTCGAGGGTGATTTCATGTTAGACTCCGGTTTTAAATTCTGGTTTCTGATGATAGAAATCATCAAAGATGCATACGTTGTGGAAAGAATAGCTGAGCAGATCTTACGCCAGCTAGTGGCTGAACGTGCAAGTGACGTAGAAGCATATTGGGTTCTATGGATTTTGTTTCAACGGTCAATGAAATTGCAAACGACAGTTAG GTTTTTGTTTATTGAGAAATTTATACTCCTGAAAGTATTTCCTCTCTGTTGTTTGAGATGGATGCTTCAATTTTCTGTTTTTGGCTGCCCTCCTGATGATGGCAAGTTGAAGAAAGGTGAAAACAAGCAATTGTTGTTGGAGACAATCCAACGTGTTGTGGTGGTGTGGTCCAAACGAGATTTTGTTCAATCAGCTCCTTTAGAGCAACAAGTTC ATATAACAGCAGCTGCAGGCCTAATGCTTGAAACCATGTCAAGAGAAGAGCTGGATTCAGCCAAGGATGTTATGCGCTCAATACTTGAAGGAGTTAGCT GTAGACTGGAAAACCCTGATGATTTGGTCAGGAAAATGGCGTGCAGTATTGCCCTTGTTTTTTCAAAGATAATTGACCCAAAAAATCCTCTCTTCCTTGACGATAGCTTCACAGAGGAAGATTTGGACTGGGAGTTTGGATTGGCCACCTCAAAGgatacaaatcaaaattccgagagtCAAGAGATTGCCACTCCGTCTTCTATTTTGGAGCAGAAATTAGAACCAGATCATGGTGATACCAGAATAAGAGGAAACAAAGTGAATACCTCAAAGAAAAGATCTTCGAAATACAAATCTGTTGATTCTAATGAGGTGGATCAAATAACATTTAACAGTGAGCTGCTTTTTAGTGAAGAGGAGGATGACTGCTCAAGTGAAGATTCTGAAGGATCCAGTGAGTCGTCTTTACAGCCTTATGACTTGACTGATGATGACACTGATCTCAAGAAGAAAATATCGCAGTTGGTGGATATTGTTGGAGCACTTCGTAAAACAGATGACCCTGATGGA GTTGAAAGAGCTCTTGATGTTGCTGAAAAATTCGTACGAGCATCGCCTGATGAACTAAGACATGTAGCGAGTGATCTAGTAAGAACGCTCATACAAGCTCGTTGTGCCGATATAGCGGTGGAAGGAGAGGAGGAGTCAGCTGAAGAAAAGAGGCAGAAGGCGCTAGTTGCTTTGCTTGTGATGTGTCCCTTTGAATCTCTAAATGCTATAAACAAGCTTCTATACTCGCCGCATTTGGATGTGAGCCAACGAATAATGATACTTGATGCCATGACAGAGGCAGCTCAGGAGCTTGCAAACACTAAAACTATAGTTCAGAAAAAGCCGTCAAGACCTCTTATATCAATCTCAGAAGAACCCGAAGCTTGGTTTTTGCCTAGCCACAAAGGCCCTTCTGGAGCCGGGACCTGGAAAGAGATCCCGGATACAAAAACTCCGCTTAATATGACTTACTCGTTTGAAAGAGAACTTCCGTTAAAGGCGGGTCAAATCAGGAAAGGAAAAACACGGCGTTGGGGCCGCACACCAAAAAATGTGGGTCCCAGTGAGGGCGACTGGTCTTGCAACAAGTTCCCTCTTTACGCAGCAGCATTTATGCTTCCGGCCATGCAAGGGTTTGATAAGAAAAGTCATGGTGTTGATTTGCTTGGAAGGGATTTCATTGTCCTAGGGAAACTCATTTATATGCTTGGAGTTTGTATGAGATGTACGGCTTTGCATCCTGAAGCATCTGCTTTGGCTCCCCCTCTTCTTGATATGCTAAGCTCGAG GGGTGTCTGCCACCACAAGGAAGCATATGTTAGAAGAGCAGCCCTCTTTGCTGCATCATGCATTGTAAATTCACTTCACCCATCATTTATAGCATCCGCCCTACTTGAAGGAAATCAGGACATTTCAAGAGGCCTCGACTGGATCCGTACTTGGGCACTTCAGATAGCTGAATCCGACACTGATAAAGAGTGCTGCACG ACAGCCATGGCATGTCTCCAGCTTCATGCCGAGATGTCTCTACAAGCTTCGCGAGCTGTAGAGACTGCAGGGAATACATCACGTGAGAAAAGCATTGGACTTTCCGGAAATCTGTTGAAGGGCCAAATCAAGATTCCTGGTTCGAGTAGCTTATTTCTTAGCTAA